DNA from Rubripirellula lacrimiformis:
CCATCGCGTAGAGCCCAACGGAGTCGGAAATCATCACGGCGCCGTCATCGGCATGAATGGTCTGCTGCAACCACTCGGGCATCCGATACAGCGTATCGAACTGGTCCAATCGATAACCGGACAACTTCACCAACACGATCACGACGACCGCAGAGAACAACTGCGCCAGTGGACCCGCTAGCGAGATCCACAGATCATCTTTCAAACGCAAACTGCCAAACGAACGACCACTGCGTGGGATCGCCAGACCACCGAAGTGATACAGCACCACCGATGACTCGATACCGTTCTGCCGAAACGCCAACGCGTGGCCAAGTTCGTGGATCAAGATCGATACGAACACACAGATCGACCACAACACCAACAGGGGAATGATGCCGGGGCTTAGTTCCCGCAGCATGCCATCCAGACTCTGCACCCACGAATAGCCAAACACCACCGCCATCACCCAAAATCCCCATGCGATTCGGACGGGGAACCCCAGTAATCGGAACCGCAGGTCGTAAGGCGATGGGGTGGGTTCTTGCAGCATCAGGCTTTGGTCAAAGGTGACGTTCGAAACGGAAAAAAAGGTCCGCCGCCATCGGTTTCGATGGCGGCGCCGGTGAAGTGCCTGCTCAATAGCTTACCAGTCGGGTCACTAGCGCAGATTCTCCAGCAAGAACGCCCATTTGTCGGCGTACTCTTCGATCTGCTTGCTGACCGGGGTACCGGCGCCATGGCCGGCACGTGTTTCGATGCGAATCAAGGTTGGTCGATCGCATGAACTGGCTTTGGACTGTGCCGCCTGTAGCGCCGCGGCGAACTTGAAGCTGTGCCCTGGCACGACACGGTCATCGCGATCCGCCGTGGTGACCAGGGTCGCTGGGTAACACACACCGGGCTTGATGTTGTGCAGCGGCGAATACGAAAGCAAGTTGTCAATCTGATCCTCTTCGTCGCTGCTGCCATACTCCGTCGCCCACGCCCAACCGATCGTGAACTTGTGGTAACGCAGCATGTCCATCACGCCGACTTGCGGTAAACACGCACCGAACAGATCGGGACGCTGCGTCACGACTGCGCCGACCAGTAGCCCCCCGTTGCTGCGGCCCGAAAGCGCCAACCGGGACGCGGTGGTGTAGCCCTTGTCAATCAAATGCTCCGCCGCGGCAATGCAATCGTCGAACACGTTTTGTTTCTTTAGCCGCATGCCGTCTTCGTGCCACTGACGACCGTACTCGCCACCCCCGCGAAGGTTGACCACCGCATAGATCCCGCCGCTGTCGACCCAGCCAGCAGTCGCGGGTGAAAACGCGGGCGTGATCGAGATGTTGAATCCACCGTAGCCGTACAACATCGTCGGGCTGGTTCCGTCCAGCTTGGTGTCTTTTTTGCGCGTCACAATGATCGGGATCTTGGTCCCATCCTTGCTGGTGCAGAACAACTGTTCGGTCACGAAGTCATCGACGTCGAAGGCCACATCGGGTTGCCGCCACAACGAAATGTCGTTGGACCGCAGATCCACTCGATAGATCGATGCCGGCGTGACGTAGTTGGTAAAACTAAAGAACGTTTCGGCCGCGTCTTGCCGACCACCAAAACCCGATACCGTGCCA
Protein-coding regions in this window:
- a CDS encoding site-2 protease family protein, with the protein product MLQEPTPSPYDLRFRLLGFPVRIAWGFWVMAVVFGYSWVQSLDGMLRELSPGIIPLLVLWSICVFVSILIHELGHALAFRQNGIESSVVLYHFGGLAIPRSGRSFGSLRLKDDLWISLAGPLAQLFSAVVVIVLVKLSGYRLDQFDTLYRMPEWLQQTIHADDGAVMISDSVGLYAMVDFYLFPSIFWAILNLIPVLPLDGGRIASSLVQMRGGSIETALWISVIAAGLAALYGFSAGQQYMGLLFIALGVMSYQQLQSAGGGSY